The DNA window AAACACACCCACCGATAGATTTTTAAAGAAAGTAACTACTTGAGAATAAAAACAAGATGGTGGGGAGGGGTTAAAATCGCAACAAACAAATTTGTATTACTATTATCATTTCTATTGTTATTTACTGCTGTAAGTGCTCTTGCAGACGTAAGTATTGTTGACGCCAACGACGTTGCTCTCAACAACATCACCGCTGAGATTGACTATTCTCAATTTGACGATGAGAATGATGAAACTATCAACAAAACAATTACTCTTCGTATCAATAACACCAACGCGCAAGATGAAACTGTGCAAGTAACTGTTACCGGTTTACCTGCTGACTACTCTTTTAGAACATCTGCTGCGCAAGTTTTAGTTCCAGCAGGTCAAACTCAAACTCTAGATCTTACTGTGAGTGCCCCTCATGAACAAGACGCTGGTAAAATTAAAATTGGAACTATCCAAGTAAAACAAAATAATAATGTTCTAGACCAAGTTGAATTAATCCAAGATACGAAAAGCATGTTTCGCCTTGATGAACTCAAAATCGAATACAAAACCGATGAAGATGACAGTCAAAGTGAAGATGCATGTGATGAAGGAACCTTTTGTGAAGCTAAAGGCACCCCAACCACATATGATCTTGAAGAAAAAGTAAAAATTGGAACAACCGTTCAACTTACTTTCAAAATTGAAAATCTCTTTAACAAAGATTACAATGATGGAGATCTAGAAGACATCCAAATCACCATCGAGTCTGATGACAGCGGCTTATACACTGATGAATTTGATGAAGAATTTGACAATCTTGAAGATATTACCGCTGACGAGAAAAAAACCTACGAATTCGAATTCGACGTAGATCCTGAAGCAGACGAAGATGTGTATACTCTTAACATTAAAATTGAAGCAGAAGATAGCAACGGAGCAAAATATCTTCTTGAACGAGAAATCGATCTTGACACTATCCGTGAAAAAGATGATATTCGTATCCAACAAGCTCAACTTCAACCTACCACAGTAAGTAGCTGTAATCCTAGTTTTAGCCTAAGCACAGAACTAGAAAACTTTGGATCAAAAAAACAAAATTTTGCATCCCTTAAGATAAAATCTGACAGCCTAAAAATTGATCAAGAAGAAAAAAACATTGAACTTGAAGAATTTGATGGAGGAGATAGCACCTTCGAAAAAACTTTCACGTACAATATTCCTAGCAATCTTAAAGCAGGAGAATACAAAATTGATCTCACTGCCTATGTTCGCACAGGAGAATTATCTGATCAAAAACAAGTAGAATTAAAAGTTGAAGAATGCGATGGTCAGGAAACACAAGAAGAAGAGGAACCAGAAGTTGCTCCTTCCACCCCACAAAATCAAACAACTCAAAATCGGAGTGGAACAGTTGTAACAACAAGTACCCTTCCTCCTACCCAAGCACAACAACCAGTAACACAACCAAACGCAAATCCTTCATACCAAGTACCTCGTACTCTTGAAGACCCGTACACCGTTGAAGATTTGTTCATCGCAGGAATTGTGATTGCAGTAGTATTGATCATTACCTTAATTGTCGTGTTTTTCGTACTGTTGCTACGCCGATAAACAGAGCAAACGAAAATCAAAAAACAGGTAAAATACTATGAACAAAAACTCAATCCTGACAAGCGTTGTTTTTTTTATCTTTCTTTCTTTAGTTTCTATTTCAGCTCTTGCCCAACTTCAAATTGAAAAGATAGAAGTTAATGGCAATACCGATGGGGATCTAGAAATTGAAGAAAATAACGAATTTGAGATTACGGTACAAAATAATGCTAATATCAGCATTGAAGATGTCCAAGTCACCGTTACAATACTTGATGTAGATAGTGAAGATATTGATGAGAATAGTGATGAAGAAGACATCCGCAGCGGTGATGACGAAAAATTCACAGTAGATATCGATCTTTCAGGAGAAGATCTTGATAAAGACTCATTTGAAGTTGAAGTTCTAGTAGAAGGCGAAGACAATAATGGAGTTGAATACAGTACTGTTGAAAATATAACCGTTGGCCTTGATTTAGAAAACCACCAGTTAATTATTGATCGTGCAGTTCTTGCCCCATCAACACTTCAGTGTTCTCGCACTGCTCGACTTGAAGTAACTGTTGAAAACCAAGGTAAAAGTGATGAAGATGACGTAGTCATTCGTGTTTCTAACAGCCAGCTCAACCTTGAAGCGCATGAAGATGAGATTGATATTGATGAATTTACAGAAAACAACAACGATGTTGAAGAAACATTTTTGTTAAATTTCGAAAATGCCAAAGCAGGAACCTATATCCTCGTGGTCCAAGTATTTAGAGATGAAAATAAGCTTGCTGACACACAAGAAGTTACTCTCAAAATTCAAGATTGTGCACAATCAGCAACCACAACCACTCCAGAGAGATCCCAATATACCATATCTAACTCGCAGGATTACGCTCAACAGTTGCAACGCTTTGTGAACCAACAAACAGTGCAAACTAAACCAGCATCAACCTCGACAACCCCTGCAGTGCAACCTAATGTTCTTCGTGCTTCATTTCGTGAAAGCGACACCTATGTAGCCATGTTAGGAATACTCTTAGTATTAGGCTTTATTGCATTAATACTTGCAGTAACGGTAATGCTAGCAAAAAGAAAACGCTAAGAACTCACTTAATTTATTTTTTATAAATTACTTCCTTTTCTCCCTTTTTAATTTTGGTTTTAACAGTAGTTTGTTCGAATATTCCCATCTCTTGAGCCGGCAACTCTTCTACCATCTTTTTTAATTTCGCCAACCGCTTCCAACTCTTCTCCAATTTATCGTTACAATACGAAACGAGCCACTCTTTATCACCTGCAAAAACCAACTCTCCTCGGTCATAAAACGGCATCTCTACAACTGCACTATCGCGAATTTCTATAATAATTTTCTTAGAAGCTGTTAAAATACAACTTTTTTTGCAGATTGCTCGCGCCGCTTCTACAAAACGATTTGCTGTAGCCATATCTCGACAACAAACATGCAAAATAAACGTCTCCATACGCAACCAAACCATACCCCTGCTTTTTTGCGTAGCAGATAGTTCAAAAAAAGACAAATCAATTGGATCATGACTTACTTTAATCCATTCGGTTTCATTCTTCTTGCCAGATCCACTCCAAAAATACGTGCGACCAGAGCAAGTGGAAGTCGTATAAAGATCAGGATGCTTATTAACAGATTCAATAAAAGGGATTGCTCGCTCATCGATGCTTCCTTTCTTGCTTTTGTCAAGCTTGGCAAGGAAGGTTTTTTTGTCGTTGTTAAAAGGCATAATAAAAGAAAAAAAGAAGTTACTTTAAAATTGTTACCTGTCGTAGAACTCCACTCTCTTTGTCCAGCGAACGGAATCACTTAGATCTTCACGCGAATGATATTTTCCTGCCAGATCATCTAAGACAAAATCAAGTATATTCTCAAGATCAACATCACGTGACTGAAATTTCAACACAACACGATCTGTACTTGTGCCTATGTCGAAAACACCATGTTCTTGTTTTTTGCCAATAGCGTATTTTACGTCAATTTCGCCAGAGAGTCGCGAAACTTCATCTTTCCACGCTTGATATGTTGTTGCAGGAAGAATTGACTGTCCACCAGCATGTTCACCTTGACGTATTTCATGCCACCAACCATGTTCCCCCGTATCAAAAAAGCGATAAAGTGTTTCCTTCGGACGGTCAATATATCCTCCAACAAGAGGCATGCCGAATTCTTCTTTGAATCGTTGCATCATGTCGCCATTAATAGCTGGACTCGCCCAAGGATCGATTGCCAGGCTACAGGTATGATATCTTCTTTTTCCATCAAGAAATTCAAATGTATAAATCTCATCATCAGAGATATGACCTAATAATTTCTTAGCGAAAACTGCCGTAGGTTGTTCCCTACGTATTGCATCAACAAAATCAGATTTTTCCCCCGCTGCTGAACCGCAAAGACGACCATAGCCAAAACTCATTTTTTCAGGTTCCATGTTTTTCCTCCATCTACACCCATCAAACCTATTCTTTCCAGCTCACTACCACATATTAATTTGACCACTAAAATACCACTTGTTTGAATCAAAAAACAATATGTTTATATACATAATGACTCATTTGAACCATAATGATTGATGAAACTGACTTAAAGATTATTGAAATACTCAAACAAGATTCCTCTCTCTCCACTCACCAGATTACCAAGAAAATACAGATTCCACAAACCACAGTACTCAACCGTATTCGCAAGTTACAAGAAGCCAATATCATTGAGAAATTTACCATCAAACTTAACCATAAACAACTCGGCAAAACCCAAAAAGCAGTCATCTTTGTTAAAGTTGATACCCGCACTGAACGCAGTACAGAAAAACGAGTAGGTGATATTGAAGAAAAAATTGCCAAAGACGAAAGAGTCTTAAATATCAAGCGGTTGATGGGCAGATACGATTTCGTTATCGAGCTGGCGTGCACCTCCATCGATGACCTTAACGATTTCCTTATCAACAAAGTACGATCAAAAGAGTGCATCGCAGAAACCGAGACCATGATGGTACTCAAAGAATGGAATAATAATTAACAAAACTAATTAAAAAATAATACTACAAGAGGGAAAAGTATGAAAAACATTGAAAAAGTCGCAGTGGAACTCACCACGAACAAAAAATATCTTCTTAAAACCATCACAGATGATTTTATCACCCCGCAAGGTATGCTCAATAAACGCGATCTAAAACAAGACGGTAGAATCCGTGCAAGCACTGGTAAAGTATTCTCCATTATCAAACCTTCTTTTGTTGACCTTTGGGAAAATCTCAAACGTGGACCGCAGATCATGGTGCAAAAAGATATTGGTCTTATTATCGCCAAAACTGGCATCAACAAAGATTCAATCGTTGTTGACGCTGGAGCAGGCACAGGTTCATTATGCCTCTCTCTTGCGAACATTTGCAAACATATTACTACATACGAAACCAATGGTGAACATGCAGCCATCGTTGAAAGAAACATCCAAATGGTGGGATTTAACAATATTGTCCTCAAAAAAGAAAACATCAACAACGGAATTGTTGAAACAGACGTAGACCTCATAACTCTTGATCTCCCCGAACCGTGGAAAGTATTAGAACATGCAGAAAAAGCATTAGTCATGGGAGGATTTCTCGTTATCTATTTACCCAATATTCTTCAAGTCAAAACATTCGTTGACACCATTCCCAAAAGTGGCATTTCCTTACTTGAGGTTGTCGAATTAATGGAACGCCAATGGCGCGTCGAAGAGAATATTGTCCGTCCAGAATTTGAGATGTTGGGACATACTGGGTTCTTGGTGTTCTGTAGGAAGATATAGAATACTATCTAAATTCTTAAATACCACTTTATTTGTTTTCTTAGCATGCATCTTCCCATCAAAAAGCTCTCACCTGACGCCATCTTGCCACAATATGCACACGCAGGTGACGCAGGATTAGATTTCTTTTCCAACGAACATGTCACAATCTTACCTAACGAACGCCACGCTGTTGCCACCGGCATTGCCATGGCGATTCCTTTTGGCTATGTTGGATTACTCTGGGATCGCTCCGGACTCGCAGTCAAAAATGGAATAAAACTCTTAGGAGGAGTAATTGACGCATCCTATCGAGGAGAAATTAAAATTATTATGTATAACACCGGAACCGAACCCCTCGTTATCACAAAAGGAATGAAGATTGCCCAAATGCTCATTCAACAATATCAACAGTGCACTATCCAAGAAACAAACGATCTTCCCGACACCAGCCGTGGTGACAAAGGCTTTGGCAGCACGGGATAATTATCCCCATTTATAGGCAGGAATTCCACCTTCAGGAACAAGACTTTCAGGAGTAGTATTTGTTGAACGAGAATCTAAATATGCCTGAACGACCCTCATGCCTTTTGCTTCTCTTTGAAGTGCAAAATCAATTCCCGAGCAGGTTGCACGTTCACATCGTAAAGGAATCAATGCAATAAGATTACGATA is part of the Candidatus Woesearchaeota archaeon genome and encodes:
- the dut gene encoding dUTP diphosphatase → MHLPIKKLSPDAILPQYAHAGDAGLDFFSNEHVTILPNERHAVATGIAMAIPFGYVGLLWDRSGLAVKNGIKLLGGVIDASYRGEIKIIMYNTGTEPLVITKGMKIAQMLIQQYQQCTIQETNDLPDTSRGDKGFGSTG
- a CDS encoding Lrp/AsnC family transcriptional regulator, whose translation is MIDETDLKIIEILKQDSSLSTHQITKKIQIPQTTVLNRIRKLQEANIIEKFTIKLNHKQLGKTQKAVIFVKVDTRTERSTEKRVGDIEEKIAKDERVLNIKRLMGRYDFVIELACTSIDDLNDFLINKVRSKECIAETETMMVLKEWNNN
- a CDS encoding tRNA (adenine-N1)-methyltransferase, producing MKNIEKVAVELTTNKKYLLKTITDDFITPQGMLNKRDLKQDGRIRASTGKVFSIIKPSFVDLWENLKRGPQIMVQKDIGLIIAKTGINKDSIVVDAGAGTGSLCLSLANICKHITTYETNGEHAAIVERNIQMVGFNNIVLKKENINNGIVETDVDLITLDLPEPWKVLEHAEKALVMGGFLVIYLPNILQVKTFVDTIPKSGISLLEVVELMERQWRVEENIVRPEFEMLGHTGFLVFCRKI